From the Ruminiclostridium josui JCM 17888 genome, one window contains:
- a CDS encoding phosphatase PAP2 family protein, whose amino-acid sequence MTESNIKNKYNKIFVSTVFLLLLGLAFTGLVLLIKSGSIDGFDSAVYDFLRSLKSRTTKQIVKFLGVIGESQVNLYLGLAIAALGIVVFANKEGYSKYISYATGVFIVFFLNPLLKDVFKRPHPDADVDKFSFPSRHAAMAFIFYLVLYLVVNKRIKIKAGRIALAIFCVIMPLLIGFSRVYLKNHYASDTIGGYLEAGIVFTIVILIKNLIEHFSRRN is encoded by the coding sequence ATGACTGAATCAAATATAAAAAACAAATATAACAAGATTTTTGTAAGTACTGTATTTCTTCTTTTATTGGGTCTTGCATTTACAGGTCTTGTCCTACTAATTAAATCTGGTTCAATAGACGGCTTTGACAGTGCTGTATACGACTTTTTGAGAAGCCTTAAATCACGTACTACAAAACAAATTGTTAAGTTTCTGGGAGTCATAGGTGAGTCGCAAGTAAATTTATACTTGGGTCTAGCAATAGCAGCACTTGGAATTGTAGTTTTTGCTAACAAGGAAGGTTATTCCAAGTATATATCCTACGCTACGGGAGTATTTATTGTATTCTTTTTAAACCCTCTGCTAAAAGATGTTTTCAAACGCCCTCATCCGGATGCAGATGTGGACAAATTCTCCTTTCCAAGCAGGCATGCCGCAATGGCGTTTATATTTTATTTGGTACTTTATCTTGTAGTAAACAAACGTATAAAGATAAAGGCCGGAAGAATTGCACTTGCGATTTTCTGTGTAATAATGCCTCTACTTATTGGCTTTAGCCGGGTTTATCTTAAAAATCACTATGCAAGCGATACTATAGGCGGGTATCTTGAGGCTGGCATTGTATTTACAATTGTAATATTGATAAAAAATCTAATTGAGCATTTTTCAAGGAGAAATTAA
- a CDS encoding DUF4956 domain-containing protein translates to MDSILDSSFIKNATAVSGFDMFVGIIVSFMIGFFIFMVYKKTFSGVMFSANFGLSLIGMAMITCAVILAVSSNVVLSLGMLGTLSIVRFRTALKDPFDIVFLFWAITSGIVVGAGMIPLAVVTSILMGIVMTVFVNRKSRATPYIIVINCENSDIEDSVINLIEEKSAKSIVKGKTVSKTGMELTVEVQLKDGYSKFVNDIINIEGVVNAVMVSYNGEYMG, encoded by the coding sequence GTGGACAGCATTTTAGATTCAAGTTTTATAAAGAATGCAACAGCAGTAAGCGGCTTTGATATGTTTGTAGGAATTATAGTTTCATTCATGATAGGCTTTTTTATTTTTATGGTTTACAAAAAGACTTTTTCAGGAGTAATGTTTTCAGCAAATTTCGGGTTATCATTAATTGGTATGGCAATGATAACCTGTGCGGTTATACTGGCAGTTTCTAGTAACGTAGTACTTTCCCTTGGTATGCTTGGTACACTCTCAATAGTAAGATTCAGGACGGCATTAAAGGATCCCTTTGATATTGTTTTTTTGTTCTGGGCAATTACATCAGGAATAGTGGTTGGTGCAGGGATGATTCCACTTGCAGTTGTAACAAGTATTCTAATGGGTATCGTAATGACTGTTTTTGTAAATAGGAAAAGCAGGGCTACACCATATATAATAGTAATAAATTGTGAGAATTCTGATATTGAAGACAGTGTAATAAATTTAATCGAAGAAAAATCGGCAAAATCGATTGTTAAAGGAAAGACAGTATCAAAAACAGGTATGGAACTTACAGTAGAAGTTCAACTTAAAGATGGATATAGTAAATTTGTTAATGATATAATTAATATAGAAGGTGTTGTAAATGCCGTTATGGTCAGCTATAACGGAGAATATATGGGATAA
- a CDS encoding polyphosphate polymerase domain-containing protein has product MKLRHEYKIFLNYSDYLTVRSRLRAVIPHDSHVGETGEYKIRSLYFDNIYNKALYEKISGVSIREKFRIRCYNNNYDFIKLEKKSKINGMCNKVSERVTKDEVRRIIHGDIEWMLNSDRQLVSELYVKMKIEQLRPKVIVDYIREPFVYSAGNVRITLDRDVRTSINSIDMLNPNVPTVLAEGKTIILEVKYDNYKPAMISDIVMVQDRLVSAFSKYVACRKFG; this is encoded by the coding sequence TTGAAATTACGTCACGAATACAAGATATTTCTTAACTATTCAGATTATCTTACTGTTCGGTCACGACTGAGAGCAGTAATACCACATGATAGTCACGTTGGTGAAACAGGTGAATACAAAATAAGAAGTCTGTATTTTGACAACATCTACAACAAGGCACTATATGAAAAAATAAGCGGGGTCAGTATACGTGAGAAATTCAGAATTCGTTGCTACAATAATAATTATGACTTCATAAAACTTGAGAAGAAAAGCAAAATAAACGGAATGTGTAACAAGGTATCAGAGAGGGTCACAAAAGATGAAGTAAGGCGAATAATTCATGGTGATATAGAATGGATGCTTAATTCTGACAGGCAACTTGTTTCTGAGTTGTATGTAAAAATGAAAATAGAACAACTAAGACCTAAAGTTATTGTGGATTATATTCGTGAACCTTTTGTATACTCCGCAGGAAATGTAAGAATTACATTGGATAGGGATGTAAGGACAAGTATAAATAGTATAGATATGCTTAATCCTAACGTTCCTACAGTTTTAGCAGAAGGCAAGACAATAATTTTAGAGGTTAAATATGATAATTACAAACCTGCCATGATTTCAGATATAGTCATGGTTCAGGACAGGCTTGTATCGGCATTTTCAAAATATGTAGCCTGTAGAAAATTTGGGTAA
- a CDS encoding CotH kinase family protein — protein sequence METKRYKNGTYLIFAVCLLCAVFFLMFIVENNSAPANGGLGYKDLTANSIKYPRTLFDDSKIHTIDIQVDERIWNNMIENALYEKYIPCTMIIDGVTINEVGIRPKGDTSLKQLIDMNSQNFSFKVEFDHYKKQTFDGLDKMVLNNCSKDTTYMKDYLAQHMMNYMGIAAPLSSYVNIKLNGKDFGFYMATEAVEKSFYVRNYGVIDGKLYKPDSLGLPKYDYIKIMGYEMEDGQSAVEYLADIMSGNAYKNYSSSTRVDMIGDMAKVLIDSNEINTDVTGLTYIDNNPKSYKSILNSAVFTVDETDKGRLINSIKKLSSGEDLDNTLDVDSVIKYFVVHNFVDNYEGYTSIFSHNYYLCERGGKLSMIPWDYDLAFGSFAVDPGDSSSNLFGNYIKTTDAQYGMSSAKSMVNYPIDTPVFKADLEKRPMINQILKNSKYRDKYHKYFEEFIANYFNSGYFDKFFEATVNMISPYIKNDKKGFFTYDQFVEGVNELNKFCKLRAKSVQGQLSNTVPATLEGQNEKPEALVDTQGLDMSKTITMYSILGISNKDMDGVLKILMDYLPEEYKTDGKIDMSKFNSSDITYLKKVFGVMGPIAYEISKSVKTSENTVINHGISRIVLVLSLIAIITFTILLSKYSRVKYKKRSMRRGRFEITSRIQDIS from the coding sequence ATGGAAACAAAAAGGTATAAAAATGGAACATACTTAATTTTTGCCGTTTGTCTGCTTTGTGCAGTATTTTTTCTAATGTTTATTGTAGAAAATAACAGTGCACCTGCAAATGGCGGTTTAGGCTATAAGGATTTAACTGCTAACTCTATAAAGTATCCAAGAACACTTTTTGATGATTCTAAAATACACACTATTGATATTCAAGTTGATGAGCGTATCTGGAATAATATGATAGAAAATGCTCTGTATGAAAAATATATTCCTTGTACAATGATTATAGATGGCGTCACAATAAATGAAGTTGGAATAAGGCCAAAGGGAGATACCTCTCTTAAGCAGTTAATAGACATGAATTCTCAAAACTTTAGTTTTAAGGTTGAGTTTGACCACTATAAAAAACAGACATTTGATGGGCTTGATAAAATGGTACTAAATAACTGTTCCAAGGATACGACTTATATGAAGGATTATTTGGCACAGCATATGATGAACTATATGGGAATAGCGGCTCCGTTATCAAGCTATGTAAATATAAAATTAAACGGTAAAGATTTTGGTTTCTATATGGCAACAGAAGCCGTAGAAAAATCTTTTTATGTCAGAAATTACGGAGTCATTGATGGAAAATTGTATAAGCCTGATTCACTTGGTTTGCCCAAGTATGATTATATTAAAATTATGGGCTACGAGATGGAAGATGGTCAATCCGCGGTTGAGTATCTGGCAGATATTATGTCCGGTAATGCCTATAAGAACTATAGCAGTAGCACAAGGGTCGACATGATTGGGGACATGGCCAAAGTACTTATAGACTCAAACGAAATTAACACAGACGTTACTGGTCTGACATATATTGATAATAATCCAAAGAGCTATAAATCTATTTTAAATTCAGCAGTTTTTACTGTAGATGAAACTGACAAAGGACGACTGATTAATTCAATAAAGAAGCTGAGCAGTGGTGAAGATTTGGATAATACATTGGACGTTGATTCTGTGATAAAGTACTTCGTAGTTCATAACTTTGTAGATAATTACGAAGGATATACTAGTATTTTTTCACATAATTATTATCTCTGTGAACGTGGGGGTAAATTATCAATGATCCCTTGGGATTATGACCTGGCTTTTGGTTCCTTTGCGGTTGATCCAGGAGATTCATCTTCTAATCTGTTCGGTAACTATATAAAAACAACAGATGCCCAGTATGGTATGAGTTCTGCTAAAAGTATGGTTAATTATCCTATTGATACGCCTGTATTTAAAGCTGATTTGGAAAAAAGGCCAATGATAAATCAGATACTTAAAAATAGTAAGTACAGAGATAAGTATCATAAGTACTTTGAGGAATTTATTGCCAATTATTTTAACAGCGGTTACTTTGACAAATTCTTTGAAGCAACTGTTAATATGATATCTCCATATATCAAAAATGATAAAAAGGGCTTCTTTACGTACGATCAATTTGTGGAGGGGGTTAATGAACTAAATAAATTCTGCAAGCTTAGAGCAAAAAGTGTTCAGGGACAGTTAAGCAATACTGTGCCGGCAACATTAGAGGGACAAAATGAGAAACCTGAAGCTCTGGTTGATACACAGGGTCTGGATATGAGCAAAACAATTACAATGTACTCAATACTGGGGATTTCCAACAAAGATATGGATGGAGTATTAAAAATTCTTATGGATTATCTCCCTGAAGAATATAAAACAGACGGCAAAATTGATATGTCAAAATTTAATTCATCTGATATTACTTATTTGAAAAAAGTGTTCGGAGTAATGGGGCCAATTGCTTATGAGATTTCAAAGAGTGTCAAAACGTCAGAAAATACAGTCATAAATCACGGAATATCAAGAATAGTATTAGTCTTATCACTAATTGCAATAATTACATTTACCATATTGCTGAGCAAGTATTCACGAGTAAAGTACAAAAAAAGAAGTATGAGGAGGGGGAGATTTGAAATTACGTCACGAATACAAGATATTTCTTAA
- a CDS encoding TetR/AcrR family transcriptional regulator: MIKMSKSRQFTQGILLDSFWKLYKDHDIEKITIKKITDTAGYNRITFYDYFQDIYDALDCLENKILSDIEYKLHILISESENTVNSAFLEKAESLLEEYHDFLKRFFSDSSNTGFEKKLQNFIKNILTNFSSKSIDFTNIYVLEFYTSGLVGAFKMWFKKDCDTPLKAFLYIIYSIIKVD; the protein is encoded by the coding sequence ATGATTAAAATGTCAAAAAGTAGACAATTTACCCAGGGAATTTTGTTGGACTCATTTTGGAAACTATATAAAGATCATGATATAGAAAAAATTACGATTAAAAAAATTACTGATACAGCAGGATATAATAGAATTACCTTTTACGATTACTTTCAGGATATATACGATGCTCTTGATTGTCTGGAAAATAAGATATTGTCTGATATTGAATACAAATTACATATATTGATTAGTGAGTCAGAAAATACTGTTAACAGCGCTTTTCTCGAAAAAGCAGAATCTTTGTTGGAAGAGTATCATGATTTTCTGAAAAGATTTTTCAGTGACAGCAGTAATACCGGTTTTGAAAAAAAACTGCAGAATTTCATTAAAAATATACTGACAAACTTCTCATCAAAATCTATAGACTTTACCAACATATATGTACTTGAGTTCTATACCTCAGGTCTTGTGGGTGCTTTCAAAATGTGGTTTAAAAAAGACTGTGATACACCACTTAAAGCTTTTCTCTACATAATATACTCTATTATAAAAGTAGATTAA